One Lepisosteus oculatus isolate fLepOcu1 chromosome 13, fLepOcu1.hap2, whole genome shotgun sequence genomic region harbors:
- the LOC138242214 gene encoding uncharacterized protein, producing the protein MGVQLSYPLVQEPESYEDPDFDEDSAQTDFALQIHKINLEFCAEIVHHRIRSVAEQSKFEEFELNWQTKVVELQKQYPDWSNEDILNLKLLFEMFDSNCDCVLDFHEIDKALNEVHDASSEEERRMLFEECAKEEYGSLNFEEFLQLMYTLRQRTGPSRMPANLISNDAGTGEMISIVRRIDTFQQMCYGVF; encoded by the exons ATGGGGGTCCAGCTTTCTTACCCACTAGTTCAAGAACCTGAAAGTTATGAGGATCCTGATTTTGATGAGG ATTCTGCACAAACCGATTTTGCACTTCAAATACATAAGATCAACTTGGAGTTCTGTGCTGAGATTGTTCATCACAGGATTCGCTCGGTAGCAGAACAATCCAAATTTGAAG AATTCGAGCTCAACTGGCAAACAAAGGTTGTTGAACTCCAAAAGCAGTACCCAGATTGGTCAAACGAGGACATCTTGAATCTTAAGTTGTTGTTTGAAATGTTTGATAGCAACTGTGACTGCGTGTTGGACTTCCATGAAAT TGACAAAGCCCTGAATGAAGTTCATGATGCATCCAGTGAAGAAGAACGCAGAATGCTATTTGAAGAATGTGCCAAGGAAGAATATGGCTCACTAAATTTTGAGGAATTTCTTCAG CTAATGTATACATTGAGACAGCGGACAGGACCTAGCAGAATGCCTGCTAACTTGATTAGTAATGATGCAGGCACTGGGGAGATGATCAGCATTGTGAGGAGAATCGACACTTTTCAGCAGATGTGCTATGGTGTCTTTTAA